In Pectinophora gossypiella chromosome 8, ilPecGoss1.1, whole genome shotgun sequence, the DNA window agatagatagataaaatactacaGCTACAATGAAGTAGCATTTTAAGCATAAAATAGCagctttatattaagttatgaggtttatttaaatttaaattggcagCGATTTTTTTGTGTAGCAACTGAATTTATTGTTAGGCGACAACTTGACGggggataaaatataaaaaataggcttttataacttataaaatgagatcgtttataaaattaaatagggTGTTAAAAAATATGCACAAGATCATATAAAACATActatgtgcgacattttatgaggtctaaataaagcaaattttgtcatgcaaaaaaatattattggtttataataatacttgtatggctacggTTACCTATCTTAagttcgatttttttttctgccgaatttaattttattttttttcatttcatttccacAGCTTTTCGACTATTTTCGTTTCGGTTTTTTTCACTTCGCCGAAATCACATTAACCTAAGTTTCGTTTGACTTAATAACAATTCGTTATTTTTCGTTACTCCGACGTTTCATTTGTACGAAAAACTATTTTCCGAAGTTGGGGTTGGccgaaatacattttgtccAAAATATCATGATGCCGAACATTTACACTACTGTTAATAAACCTTCAAAATCATTGACCTTAAaaggtcttcaccgccgcctcgcGGCCCTTCGGGCAGGTCAGGTCACAAGCAACCCCCGTAACCTATATTtgcagtgtcggggtgccgcgaatttccgtgctcgcttcgctcgcacctgTTACCGCAGTCGTCTCGAAGCAGCTTTCGGGCCTCGATCACACAAGCGAGctccatagaaaaaaataaaaatatattttcaaaattacataacatagtatTCGGTAAATTGTCGTTTTGATGCAgtaaaaatatgtcaaatagatcatatagggaatgaaaaaaACTTCAAAAGAAACTTCGGCCAATagtaaaaattgtttttaaaaatagttgaaaCATTGTTCGGTATAATGACacttatgtgaaaatattacaagtaaacAATAACAAGCAATCGTTTCATCTCGTGACAACCGCCCGCCGCTTGCCATTGGCTAATAAAACCCTACACCAACCCCCGCGCCGCGGCCCGCACACTGCTAAGTGTGCGCGGTTGTCgccgttttcattaaattttgattcacaaataaaaaaaatagaatccaaatacttaattacagtacccgttttatttttttaggtgctTGCAAATCGCAGCccaaaagtgtatttttatatgaaagcctatatttgccaataaaatatttttggttcTCCTGTGTTAATATTAGTCGCCAagacattatttataatacctcACCTATAATTTCATTGGCCCTGTTAAAGTTTTTGCTACCTTAAAGTAGCAGCCattattgagtttttataaatccttgcatttcgaagctcatctaatataattgtcgcaataatatttaatcgctGCCAAGTAATTATTTCTAACAAAACAGTTAGTCGCTCTTTAAGTTTTTAGGCGCCTCGACAATAATAAGcctcttctaaatatataaaaggagaaactgactgactgactgacttttttttactgacatatcaacgcacagcctaaacggcaaaatgtaggcacttgaaatttggaagggacgtagcttaagtaccgtagaggtgcaccgagaaaggaatttccgaaatttccacggaaacgggaattagcgggaaaatccttttgtatgaaaaatctaaaccactcaagttagacgcttgaaatttagcatgcaggtaccttagtaaacctaaagcttagttgcaacaggatattgcaaaattcccacgggaacgggagttagcaggaaaaaacatttgtatgacaaaatctaaaccgcgtaagatacgagtagatgttttcaatctagcatgcatactttagtaaatataaagtttagtaatggctgtattttgaaaaaaattttgtatcgaaaaaataagttagatgcttgaaatttgacatgcactcccacacacacaaagatctctattttacaacacgccacgcggacgaagtcgcgggcaaaagctagtagtaaataaatcagcataaacttataataataaaatataaacacacATTATCCGCCAACAACCTAACACTAGCGTACCTATAATCATGCAGGAAAACCACTCGTTGAATAGTAGTTTAGGTATCGCAgctattttttacaaattttgTATCCTTTGTAGTGACATAAAATAATCATCTCAATAAAACCATCATACGTAACAGAATACAAGCTATGTACAAGCTAAACACTAGATAATTATATTGTACTGTATAATTCACACGTTTTTATAAGGGGACACCCCgctgaaacaaaataatattatcaaaaacataatacataaaatgataaaaaacaaaaaaaaaacctactgtCGGAAAAACGTCGCTTATGGAAGTCCACAGAAAAATCTGTGCAATGAGAATATAAATCACTTGGTACTTGACttgatgttattgttttgttttagcgGGGCGTCCCCTCATAAAAAACGTGtgaattatacaatacaatataaatatctAGTGTTTATCTTTTTTATAGATATATGGCTTGTATTCTGTTACATATGATGGTGTTATTAATTCATAATATATTAGTTACTAAAacagcctatcgcccattaGAAAAGTCCACCAGTTCAGAGGATATCTCTTATTTATGGAATATTTGTGACATAAAAAGGATTAACGgctgttttttaaataaaaatatttcattcatttttatcTCTATCAATTGATATAACTAATAAAAGTCATTACAACACCTTGGATACTGTTTAtgaaattgctaccttagctataaggccgccttttgtatgTTGGTTTAATTTGTATTCCTGTGTTATATATTGCTTATGTGCAATAATTGCCTCAATTATTGAGGGCTGTATTTTATGactatataaaatacatatgcATGCaatagattatatttttattttgtgacaaACATAGCTGGCTTTATAACTACATTTTGCCTACTCctctgggatacaggcgtgtttcTATGTTGTTATATTGTGATATCTGTGGTAGGTATAAGAACGTTGCAGTGCGAATGGTGTAATTGAAGAATTGACCTAAAGTTACTATGATTGAGCGAGTCCTTGATACGTTGGGAATTAGGTCGTGTAGGCTAAGTGACGTCACATAAACACACGTCAGGAATATGAGAGTCCCGATTACACAACCTCGtaaacctcatcatcatcatcagccgtacgacgcccactgctgggcataggcctcccccgcgtaaacctcaaacaatgtctAAATATGCAAACTGATTACTAGTATTTTCATAAAAGGCGAGATACATAGAAAGTTGATAAAATTGGATTGATTGTCAATGCTGCTACAAACCTTCTTCACTGCAAGATAgcatataatgaaaaaaatacctttattgaCCATATTGGCGAAATAAAGTTACACGAGATAATTTGgattaaaatcatttatttgaacatcacaatttaaaaacaacaaacattttTAATGCCTTTTCGAATGCGTCACATCCAGCCAAAATTGCCAACAGGCTAGCAGCGTTTCCCCTCTGAATGACTAAACTGACTTCGGCAAAAATAGTTGCCAGATCAAAATAGCAATGAAAGACAAAGTTAATAAGGTCAATTTTAACCCAGATTGAATTCCAGATGATCCTGTACCTGATATGGGGCGCGGTGCTGGTGGTGGCGGTGCTACTATATTTCCGTCAAGCGTACACGCACTTCAAGAAGCGAGGAGTCAAGACCGACTCCATAGTGCCTTTCTTCGGGTCCATGTTACCAACCTTAATTTTTAAAGAACATTTGGCTGAAAACATCAACAGACTGTATAAAGCATTTCCAAATGAgaggtattttttattgttctgATCGATAGTTCACAATTCATTCATTTCGATAGTTACAGTACTTAACACAATAGCTGCAAGATTTTTCGAAAAACACACATCATTCGTTTTTTAGTGTTTTCTACAAATTGATTTCATTCCATTCTTTTTTCAATCCATTCCAATTCATTTCTGCTTACCAGCAACTTGCACTTTGCTCAGTCAATGACAATGAATATCAAGTTCAGCGAAACCCTATAAGAAATAAGCGTAATCATACTGCATTCCACAACAATGGTAATCTTGTAtctattcaaaataaataaaataaattgacacAAGATGAATAAAACAAAACGCATTGATAAAGTGCAATTTCAGCAGCGAATACAATGTTCTGTTGGTTTACAGATTTGTTGGCAGATTCGAGTTCACCAAGCCAATATTGATTGTTCGAGACCTGGAGTTAGTCAAGAAAATAACCATCAAAGACTTTGAACACTTCCTCGACCATCGAGTTTTCATTGATGACAAAAAAGACCCGCTGTTTGGAAGGAACCTTCTCTCTTTAAAAGGTATCAAGTTAATTAAAACCGCTATAGTTTAGTTAAATAAAGACTTATTACAACATTATACGTCCCAGTGCCACCTACggttattttaattattccaaCAAAATCACTTTTGATAAAAAATTCATCACTCtgatacacagggtgttagtgacatcgtaaagaaaactttgggggatgattaagaccatgattctgagttgctatAAAATTGAATTCTCTgtcgaaaaagtatggaactgaagataactaaaaaatacattaaaattgttataaactttgcgacagaaaattccatttgagaAGAACTCAGACTcacgtaacgatgtcactaacaccctgaagaCTATATGATAACTGAAATGAAAGTTTTCTTGTTCTATAACGAAAGTATGCCGGTTGCTCCCTTTATAGTGACACCACCCATGGGGTGAAGCATCTAAACATCCGACTGTGAACAGCACGGTTGAAACTCCACCTATAAATGTAGTCATACGATCAAATAAATCCctttcaacgttgctgtgccctacagggtccatgttatatTTCCTATACCTATGTAGCACCCCATTATattacatggaatgcaataaataattgagaattaaattgaaataaacaaatatcgaTTGAATGTACACAAcgagataataaatatttcaccTCAGGTCAAGAATGGAAGGACATGCGGTCGACCTTGAGTCCAGCGTTCACCAGCTCCAAGATGAAGCTGATGCTGCCCTTCATGGTGGAAGTCGGAGACCAGATGGTGTtcaacctcaaaaaaagtataaaagaaaGTAAAAGTAAGTACTGATATTTCTTGGAAATTACGAatgagacattttttttaaatatactctTGGATATACGTAGCCCTACTGCATTTTCACTTcctgctgttattttttttctattccccAGCTCCACACCTGGACGTGGATGCAAAGGATCTGACAACTCGCTTCGCCAATGACGTCATCGCCACATGTGCGTTTGGTCTAAAGGTGAACTCCCACTCGGAAAGAGACAATCAGTTCTATGCACAGGGACTGATCGCCTCTACCTTCAAGTTTAAACAACTAGTATTGGTCTTCTTATCTTCTGCGTTCCCTAAGTTTATGAAAGTGAGtatctaaatatttattagtTCATACTGCAGCTAAGTTGTAGCGATAACAAAGGTACTGGACGATatagattaatttatttatcattctTTGTCATTAACAGTATTTCAACCTGAAACTGTTCTCGGAGAAAACAAGCAACTTTTTCATAAGTTTAGTGATGGACACGATGAAGGACCGTGATGCGCGTAACATTCTGAGACCAGACATGATCCAACTACTCATTGAAGCTAAGAAAGGTAAGAAAACTAGACTTGCAAGTGATTATCATAAGAGACCatgaaatattaaattgataATGTCGAAGGGCAATGAGAAaacagaaatattaaaataatgtatattttgtgaTAAATAGGAAAGGTGTCCCACGAAGAAAATGCTGTCGACCCTGACGCAGGCTTCGCCACGGTTGACGAATCTGATGTCGGCAAGAAAGATGTCAATAAAAGTAAGACAACCATTCTTAAAATGATGTATATAAAATTTAGCTAATATATCTTTGTGATGATCTGTTTAATATGCTGAACTCCTCCGAATCCTAAAagccttttttattttctttccagTGTGGTCAGATACAGACCTGGTGGCTCAAGCCATATTGTTCTTCGTTGCTGGCTTTGAGACTGTCTCTTCTGCACTGACCTTCCTTCTGTACGAGCTGGCTGTCAACCCTGATGTACAGGATAAACTTGCAAAAGAGATCAAAGAATTC includes these proteins:
- the LOC126369230 gene encoding cytochrome P450 9e2-like, producing the protein MILYLIWGAVLVVAVLLYFRQAYTHFKKRGVKTDSIVPFFGSMLPTLIFKEHLAENINRLYKAFPNERFVGRFEFTKPILIVRDLELVKKITIKDFEHFLDHRVFIDDKKDPLFGRNLLSLKGQEWKDMRSTLSPAFTSSKMKLMLPFMVEVGDQMVFNLKKSIKESKTPHLDVDAKDLTTRFANDVIATCAFGLKVNSHSERDNQFYAQGLIASTFKFKQLVLVFLSSAFPKFMKYFNLKLFSEKTSNFFISLVMDTMKDRDARNILRPDMIQLLIEAKKGKVSHEENAVDPDAGFATVDESDVGKKDVNKMWSDTDLVAQAILFFVAGFETVSSALTFLLYELAVNPDVQDKLAKEIKEFHAKNGGKFDYNDIQRMTYMDMVVSELLRMWVPTIVLDRLCIKDYNLGKPNDEAKEDFIIRKGEGLQIPAMAIQRDPEYFPNPDKFDPERFSEENKHNIKPFSYSPFGLGPRNCIGSRFALCEVKVMVYQLLLHMELSPGPKTPIPVKLATDSFNLRIKGGHWLRFKIRE